In one Leptidea sinapis chromosome 25, ilLepSina1.1, whole genome shotgun sequence genomic region, the following are encoded:
- the LOC126971991 gene encoding uncharacterized protein LOC126971991, producing MASGTRIPIINGTNGVDLSNYIRDPNSYNPVVYIHKKYYPGYNHKDSNAIQKVKHTLDKSIQANLKNKSRQIITEIINDNHHDPVLEQTIKFAKDIIPLTIPPSEDDSQNSIKYTIKTCKKCRHLKRSKPPPHEKDVTIEKEKSKKVCKSFVNLKFKNKDSFSGKDSSNFSSQNNTLDDINENHSICCSLSEISEKKHLKRDRRSKSKQSNMPNSVEALATENINTTNEVKLKE from the exons ATGGCGTCAg gtACCCGTATTCCAATAATCAATGGCACCAATGGCGTTGATCTATCCAATTACATACGAGATCCTAATTCCTATAATCCTgtagtgtacatacataaaaaatattaccctGGCTATAATCATAAGGATAGTAACGCTATCCAAAAGGTAAAACATACATTAGACAAATCAATCCAAGCCAATTTAAAGAATAAATCTCGTCAAATCATAActgaaataattaatgataatcATCATGATCCAGTTCTtgaacaaacaataaaatttgcAAAGGATATAATTCCTTTAACTATACCACCAAGTGAAGACGACTCccaaaattcaataaaatatacaattaagaCTTGTAAAAAATGTAGACATCTAAAAAGAAGTAAACCACCGCCCCACGAAAAAGATGTGACTATTGAGaaagaaaaaagtaaaaaagtgtgtaagtcatttgtaaatttaaaatttaaaaataaagatagtTTTAGTGGGAAGGATTCATCAAACTTTTCTTCTCAAAATAACACATTGGATGATATAAATGAAAACCACTCTATTTGTTGTTCTCTATCGGAAATCTCCgagaaaaaacatttaaaacgaGACAGGCGTTCAAAATCTAAACAAAGTAATATGCCTAATTCCGTCGAAGCTCTAGCAACAGAGAATATCAACACTACAAACGAAGTGAAGCTAAAA GAATAG